GTCAAGCGCGCCTCACCTTCGAAGATCTGACATACATTGTTGCTACTGGATACGGCAGGATAAACGTTCCCTTTGCAGACCGACAGATCACCGAGATAACCTGCCACGCGAAAGGCTTGCACAGCCTCCTCCCCTCTGTTAAAACCGTCGTCGATATCGGCGGTCAGGACAGCAAAGGCATCAAGATACAGAACGGCAAGGTAATGAACTTTGTCATGAATGACAAGTGTGCCGCCGGTACCGGGCGTTTTCTTGAGATCATAGCTGACTCTCTCGGTGTTCCCCTGGAAAAGATCGGAGAGCTCTCGCTGACCGCTGAGAGGATAGCGGCCGTCAGCAGCACCTGTACCGTGTTCGCCGAGCAGGAGATCATATCCCGATTGGCAGGCGGAGAGCCGATCGCGAACCTGATGGCCGGCATTCACGACGCGGTGGCCACCAGGGTCTACTCTCTCGTCAAGAAGCTGAACGTGGAACCGGATATTGCCGTGACGGGAGGAGGAGCGAAGAACATCGGTCTCGTCAGGGCGCTGGAATCGAAGTTCGGGCAGAAGCTTCTCGTTCCGCCGGAGCCCCTCATAACGGGGGCGCTGGGCGCCGCCCTCATGGGCAAGGATATCTTCGAGAGATACACCTCCGAGGGACAGAAGCCGACCCGCAGCGGACACAAGCTCGAAGAGGCGACATTCTTCAAATAAGGATTCGATACGTGGCGTACGTGCTTGGCATAGATGTGGGTTCAGGGTATTCGAAGGCGGTTGTCCTCGAGGAAGACGAGATCCGCTCCTTTGCCGTCATACCATCGGGCGGAGATTACCGTGAGGCGGGCAGGGCGGTGGCTGAGGCCGCCCTCGAAAAGGCGAAACTGACCTTGAGCGACATGGTACGGACGGTTGCAGCCGGCTATGGCTGCAACATGGTCGATATCGCCGGAGAGACCTCCACGGACCTTTCCTGTCATGCCATCGGTGTCCACCATCTTTTTCCTTCGGTGAGGACGGTCATCGACATCGGGGCACAGTACTCCCGCGCCATACGTCTCCATGACGAAGGGAGGATAGCGAACTTCATCATGAACGAGAAATGCGCCGGCGGGAGCGGGAAGTTCCTGCAGGTCGCGGCCCGTATCCTTCGCATTAATGTGAGCGAC
Above is a window of Syntrophorhabdus sp. DNA encoding:
- a CDS encoding 2-hydroxyglutaryl-CoA dehydratase, with amino-acid sequence MAYVLGIDVGSGYSKAVVLEEDEIRSFAVIPSGGDYREAGRAVAEAALEKAKLTLSDMVRTVAAGYGCNMVDIAGETSTDLSCHAIGVHHLFPSVRTVIDIGAQYSRAIRLHDEGRIANFIMNEKCAGGSGKFLQVAARILRINVSDIGELSLKAQKPVEFTTGCAVFAESEAVSRISEGASPADILAGIHNAMASKIVTLAVRVGLVPDYAVTGGGAMDIGLVKAIAAELGTNVIVPEIPQITAALGAALLAKERV
- a CDS encoding 2-hydroxyglutaryl-CoA dehydratase, producing the protein MDHFAGVDIGSTMTKVVIVGDRIEASLIGPTGPEHRKLANRVMEEALRQARLTFEDLTYIVATGYGRINVPFADRQITEITCHAKGLHSLLPSVKTVVDIGGQDSKGIKIQNGKVMNFVMNDKCAAGTGRFLEIIADSLGVPLEKIGELSLTAERIAAVSSTCTVFAEQEIISRLAGGEPIANLMAGIHDAVATRVYSLVKKLNVEPDIAVTGGGAKNIGLVRALESKFGQKLLVPPEPLITGALGAALMGKDIFERYTSEGQKPTRSGHKLEEATFFK